From one Coffea eugenioides isolate CCC68of chromosome 11, Ceug_1.0, whole genome shotgun sequence genomic stretch:
- the LOC113752776 gene encoding non-specific lipid-transfer protein 1-like encodes MAKSSAINKQVTLVVFMAMLIMSFSSGGQAQIPCSTVSTDLYPCLRYIMNGGTVDPACCSGIKTLINSAKTKTDRQSVCSCLKSFLSNATDGQIKNAAAIPGLCGVKLPVNITRNMDCSK; translated from the coding sequence ATGGCTAAGTCATCAGCAATCAACAAACAAGTAACACTAGTAGTTTTCATGGCCATGTTGATCATGAGTTTCTCCTCTGGAGGGCAAGCACAAATCCCTTGTAGTACAGTGTCCACTGACCTCTATCCATGCCTGAGATATATTATGAATGGGGGAACAGTTGATCCTGCTTGCTGCAGTGGTATTAAGACTCTCATCAACTCAGCTAAGACCAAAACTGATCGTCAAAGTGTTTGTTCTTGTTTGAAGTCTTTTTTGTCAAATGCAACTGATGGTCAAATCAAGAATGCTGCTGCGATTCCTGGACTATGTGGTGTTAAACTTCCGGTCAACATTACTCGTAATATGGACTGCTCAAAGTAA
- the LOC113753884 gene encoding probable galactinol--sucrose galactosyltransferase 2, whose protein sequence is MTITAVPSITNGRLVVRGKIILTGIPDNVVITPGKAGSAFLGATSENTASRHVFGLGVLEDYQFLCLFIAKIWWMIPRVGKSGREIPMETQMLLLEAREDSTLVDEDSFDAPDENKFYILLLPVLDGSFRASLQGAASNELQFCVESGDPSVQTSQALEAVFLNAGDNPFELIKDSIKLLAKHKGTFNHIGNKKTPAHLDWFGWCTWDAFYTKVDPDGILEGLKSFSEAGCSPKFLIIDDGWQDTANEFQKEGQPFVEGTQFATRLVDIKENSKFKSYGPDGSETNLRDFIETIKKRCGLKYVYMWHALAGYWGGLLPSSETLKEHNPKIEYPVQSPGNLGNLRDIAMDSLEKYGVGTIDPEKIYDFYNDLHSYLANSGVDGVKVDVQNVIATLGSGHGGRVAITRKYLGALDESIDKNFRDNNLICCMCHNSDSIYSSKKSATARASEDFMPNEPAFQTLHIATVSFNSLLLGEIVVPDWDMFHSNHTTAEFHGAARAIGGCAVYVSDKPGKHDIKILKKLVLPDGSVLRARYAGRPTRDCLFVDPVMDGKSLLKIWNLNKLTGVLGVFNCQGAGSWPLKEAVHDLPIKHSQDSLISSHARPSDAEFLDEIAGKNWNGDSAVYAFNSGNLSIVPKNKRFQVSLDVLKCEIFTISPVRVFNETLEFAPLGLIDMYNSGGAIEDIMWISKDLSGTLKIRVRGCGRFGAYSSTKPSCCKIDIEEEKFWYNHENGLLIIDLQGGCNLRDLEIEY, encoded by the exons ATGACAATAACGGCTGTTCCATCTATTACAAATGGACGCCTTGTCGTCCGTGGGAAGATTATTTTGACAGGAATTCCAGATAATGTTGTTATTACGCCAGGGAAAGCAGGATCAGCCTTCTTGGGTGCAACATCAGAAAATACAGCATCTCGCCATGTTTTTGGTCTTGGAGTTCTCGA GGATTACCAATTCTTGTGTCTGTTTATCGCAAAGATATGGTGGATGATACCTCGTGTTGGAAAATCTGGAAGAGAGATACCGATGGAAACTCAAATGCTTCTCTTGGAAGCAAGAGAAGATTCTACTCTTGTTGATGAGGACTCTTTTGATGCTCCTGATGAAAATAAGTTCTATATTTTGTTGTTGCCAGTATTGGATGGATCTTTTAGGGCAAGTCTGCAAGGGGCAGCCTCTAATGAGCTCCAATTCTGTGTTGAAAGTG GTGATCCGAGTGTCCAAACTTCTCAAGCGTTGGAAGCAGTTTTTCTCAATGCAGGGGACAATCCATTTGAACTCATCAAGGACTCCATCAA ACTTTTGGCAAAGCACAAGGGTACATTTAATCACATTGGGAACAAGAAG ACTCCTGCACACTTGGACTGGTTTGGATGGTGTACATGGGATGCTTTTTATACTAAAGTGGATCCAGATGGAATTTTGGAGGGTCTTAAAAG TTTCTCAGAAGCTGGCTGCTCTCCAAAATTCCTGATAATCGATGATGGATGGCAAGATACAGCAAATGAGTTTCAAAAGGAAGGGCAACCCTTTGTTGAAGGAACACA ATTTGCTACAAGGCTGGTGGATATCAAGGAAAATAGTAAATTTAAGAGCTATGGACCAGATGGTTCAGAAACCAACCTCAGGGACTTTATAGAAACCATCAAGAAGAGATGTGGTTTGAA ATACGTTTACATGTGGCATGCATTAGCTGGTTACTGGGGTGGACTCCTTCCTTCATCCGAAACACTAAAGGAACACAATCCCAAGATTGAATATCCAGTTCAATCTCCTGGAAACTTAGGAAACTTGAGAGATATAGCCATGGACAGCTTGGAAAAATATGGTGTTGGGACAATAGATCCTGAGAAAATCTATGACTTCTACAATGACCTCCATAGTTATCTTGCAAATAGTGGAGTAGACGGTGTAAAGGTTGATGTTCAAAATGTGATTGCAACATTAGGTTCTGGACATGGTGGGCGAGTAGCAATTACCAGAAAGTATCTTGGAGCTCTTGACGAATCCATTGACAAGAACTTCAGAGACAATAACTTAATCTGCTGCATGTGCCACAATTCTGATTCTATTTACAG CTCAAAGAAAAGTGCCACAGCAAGAGCCTCAGAGGACTTCATGCCAAATGAACCAGCATTTCAGACTTTGCATATAGCAACAGTTTCTTTTAACAGTCTGCTTCTAGGGGAGATAGTAGTACCTGATTGGGACATGTTTCAT AGCAACCATACTACTGCCGAGTTCCATGGAGCAGCAAGAGCGATTGGCGGTTGTGCAGTGTATGTAAG CGACAAGCCAGGGAAGCATGATATCAAGATCCTCAAGAAACTTGTCTTGCCTGATGGATCTGTGTTGAGAGCTAGATATGCTGGCAGACCAACTCGTGACTGCTTATTTGTCGATCCAGTTATGGACGGAAAGAG CTTGCTGAAGATATGGAACTTGAATAAGCTAACAGGAGTTCTTGGAGTTTTCAACTGTCAAGGAGCAGGAAGTTGGCCCTTAAAAGAAGCTGTGCACGATTTGCCGATCAAACATTCACAAGATTCTTTGATATCAAGCCATGCTAGGCCTAGTGATGCCGAATTCCTGGATGAGATTGCTGGAAAAAATTGGAATGGAGACTCTGCAGTGTATGCATTTAATTCAG GAAATCTTTCCATAGTGCCAAAGAACAAAAGGTTTCAAGTGTCTTTGGATGTGCTAAAATGCGAAATATTTACAATCTCTCCAGTCAGG GTATTCAATGAAACCCTTGAATTTGCACCACTTGGTTTAATTGACATGTATAATTCTGGCGGAGCCATTGAAGACATAATGTGGATCTCCAAGGATCTTTCAGGCACATTAAAGATCAGGGTTCGAGGCTGTGGAAGATTTGGAGCTTACTCAAGTACGAAACCAAGTTGTTGCAAGATAGACATAGAAGAGGAGAAATTCTGGTATAATCATGAGAATGGATTATTGATTATAGACCTTCAAGGTGGCTGTAATTTGAGGGACCTTGAAATTGAGTACTAA